The genomic window TCGGCCTCATCGAGTCCGCGGCCGCGTCCGACGCGGTCGCCGCGTCTTGCGCCGACACCGGCGACGTCTGGTTCGTGCCCGCGTTGCTCGGCCTCGGCACGCCGGAGTGGGACTTCGGCGCGCGCGGCACGCTCCTCGGACTGACGCGCGGCTCCGGCCGGCCCGAGGTCGTGCGGGCGGTGCTCGAGGGGATCGCCCACCGAGGTGCCGATCTGGTCGAGGCGGCCGAGGCCGACGGGGCTCACGCCATCGCGACACTCCGCGTCGACGCTTCCTCCAGGCCCTGGCCGACGCAGCCCAGCGCCCGGTCGAGGTGTCGCCGGTGTCCGACGCCACGACGCTCGGGGCCGCGTTCCTGGCAGGCATGGCCATCGGCACCTGGGCCGGCGAGGACGACGTCGCCGCCACCTGGTCGCCTCGGGCGGTGGTCGACCCGGTGCACAAGCCCGACCGCGACCGCTGGCGGGCGGCGCGCGACCGCTCGCGAGGTTGGGTGCCCGAGCTGTCGGCCCTCGACTTCTGAGGCCGAGGGCTACATGCCCGTGACGAGACCGACGGTGTTCCCCTGCGGGTCGTTGAACAGCGCGAGGGTCGGGCCGTCGGGAACGTCCATGGGCCCCATCACGGTCTTGCCGCCGAGCTTCGCAACCTTCTCGAGCGCGGCCGCGATGTCATCGACCTGGATGTAGAAGGTGACCAGGTTCGTGCCGTCCATGCTGGGTCCGATCCCGCCGCCGATCCCGCCTTCGCCCGCCCCGATGATCCCGTAGTTCATGGGGTTGTTGGCGTCGATGCTCCACCCGAAGGCGTCGCCGTAGAACTGGTGGAGTTGCGGGGCATCGGTCGACTGGATCTCGAAGTGCACGACGGGGTTTGCCATGTCTGCTCCTCTCGGGGTTGGTGACGTAGGTCAGCCTCGCGCCCGGAGCGGTTCAGAGCCCGACGGACGCGGCCCGTGCCGTGGACTTCGCCGCCTCGGCGTCGGGCGCGAGGATGAAGCCGGCGGCGAGCAACCGGTCGACGGCGGCGCTGTACTTGGTCACGTACGCCTCGTGGTCCGGGTAGAGC from Actinomycetota bacterium includes these protein-coding regions:
- a CDS encoding glyoxalase: MANPVVHFEIQSTDAPQLHQFYGDAFGWSIDANNPMNYGIIGAGEGGIGGGIGPSMDGTNLVTFYIQVDDIAAALEKVAKLGGKTVMGPMDVPDGPTLALFNDPQGNTVGLVTGM